Proteins encoded in a region of the Paucibacter sediminis genome:
- a CDS encoding efflux RND transporter permease subunit: protein MAISTTSTEMPVIHDLADFPRHSGNWLERAVFNRRRSMLLLCALATLLLGFMCTRVTLNASFEKMIPTGHPYIQNFLQHRQELRGMGNQLRIVVENPGLGNGTVFDVKYLDALKHLNDELFLSAGVDRAWVKSIWMPAVRWTEVTEEGFNGGAVMPDGFDGSPASIEQLRLNVSRANLVGSLVSNDLKSSAIVLPLLERRPDGSRINYWQLGHDLDQLRAKYEAQGLKVHIIGFAKIVGDLLDGLVQVALYFGIAIVIAGALLYGYTRCARSTALVLACSLIAVVWQIGLLALFGLELDPYSMLVPFLVFAIGVSHGAQKMNGIMQDIARGTHRLVAARYTFRRLFLAGVTALLADAVGFAVLVLIPIPVIRELAITASIGVAVLVFTNLLLLPVLLSFVGVGAQAARRTLELEQRQLAGHRGLWVWLDHFAARRSWAATTVLAALALGVGGFVLSQRLQIGDLDPGAPELRPQSRYNRDNAYVSGHYALSSDVFAVIVKTPPEGCLKYETLELVDQLAWELQQLPQVRMTLGLQDVVRQITAGSFEGNPKWLTVSRNQDVLNYGAQQASVNNPDMFNTECSVMPLVAFLADHKAATLSSALATVERFIAEHPTDPARLQLLPVAGGAGIEAATNIVVKQANTTMLLYVYAAVIALCLITFRSWRATVVAVLPLVLTSILCEALMVWLGMGVKVATLPVIALGVGIGVDYALYLLSVQLAGQRRGLTLAEAYGDAVLFTGRVVALVGVTLAAGVITWAFSPIKFQADMGVLLTFMFVWNMVGALVLIPALSHFLLNDQHIRKKAA, encoded by the coding sequence ATGGCGATCAGCACCACCTCCACCGAAATGCCGGTCATCCATGACCTGGCCGACTTCCCGCGCCATTCCGGCAACTGGCTGGAGCGTGCGGTGTTCAACCGCCGCCGCAGCATGCTGCTGCTGTGCGCGCTGGCGACCCTGCTGCTGGGCTTCATGTGCACGCGCGTGACGCTCAACGCCAGCTTCGAGAAGATGATCCCCACCGGTCATCCCTATATCCAGAACTTCCTGCAACACCGCCAGGAGCTGCGCGGCATGGGCAACCAGCTGCGCATCGTGGTCGAGAACCCCGGCCTGGGCAATGGCACGGTGTTCGACGTCAAGTACCTGGACGCGCTCAAGCATCTCAACGACGAGCTGTTCCTGAGCGCCGGCGTGGACCGCGCCTGGGTCAAATCGATCTGGATGCCGGCGGTGCGCTGGACCGAGGTGACGGAGGAGGGCTTCAACGGCGGCGCGGTGATGCCCGATGGCTTCGACGGCTCGCCCGCCAGCATCGAGCAGCTGCGCCTGAACGTCTCGCGTGCCAACCTGGTCGGCAGCCTGGTCTCCAACGACCTGAAGAGCAGCGCCATCGTGCTGCCCCTGCTGGAGCGCCGGCCCGATGGCAGCCGCATCAACTACTGGCAGCTGGGCCACGACCTCGACCAGCTGCGCGCCAAGTACGAGGCCCAGGGGCTCAAGGTTCACATCATCGGTTTCGCCAAGATCGTCGGCGACCTGCTCGACGGCCTCGTGCAGGTGGCGCTGTACTTCGGCATCGCCATCGTCATCGCCGGAGCGCTGCTCTACGGCTACACGCGCTGCGCGCGCTCCACCGCGCTGGTGCTGGCCTGCTCGCTGATCGCGGTGGTCTGGCAGATCGGCCTGCTGGCGCTGTTCGGCCTGGAGCTGGACCCCTATTCGATGCTGGTGCCCTTTCTGGTGTTCGCCATCGGCGTGAGCCATGGCGCGCAGAAGATGAACGGCATCATGCAGGACATCGCGCGCGGCACGCACCGCCTGGTGGCCGCACGCTACACCTTCCGCCGCCTCTTCCTGGCCGGCGTCACCGCGCTGCTGGCCGACGCGGTGGGCTTTGCGGTGCTGGTGCTGATCCCGATCCCGGTGATACGCGAGCTGGCCATCACCGCCAGCATCGGCGTGGCGGTGCTGGTGTTCACCAATCTGCTGCTGCTGCCGGTGCTCTTGAGCTTTGTCGGCGTCGGTGCGCAGGCGGCGCGCCGCACGCTGGAGCTGGAGCAGCGCCAGCTCGCCGGCCACCGCGGCCTGTGGGTCTGGCTCGATCACTTCGCGGCGCGCCGCAGCTGGGCCGCCACCACCGTGCTGGCGGCGCTGGCGCTGGGTGTGGGCGGCTTCGTGCTGAGCCAGCGCCTGCAGATCGGCGACCTCGACCCCGGCGCGCCCGAGCTGCGCCCGCAGTCGCGCTACAACCGCGACAACGCCTATGTGAGCGGGCATTACGCGCTCTCCAGCGATGTGTTCGCGGTGATCGTGAAGACGCCGCCCGAGGGCTGCCTGAAGTACGAGACCCTCGAGCTGGTGGACCAGCTCGCCTGGGAGCTGCAGCAGCTGCCCCAGGTGCGCATGACCCTGGGCCTGCAGGACGTGGTGCGCCAGATCACCGCCGGCAGCTTCGAGGGCAACCCCAAGTGGCTCACCGTCAGCCGCAACCAGGACGTGCTGAACTACGGCGCCCAGCAGGCCTCGGTGAACAACCCCGACATGTTCAACACCGAATGCTCGGTGATGCCGCTGGTGGCCTTCCTGGCCGACCACAAGGCCGCCACGCTCTCGAGCGCGCTGGCCACGGTGGAGCGCTTCATCGCCGAGCATCCCACCGACCCGGCCCGTCTGCAGCTGCTGCCGGTGGCCGGCGGCGCCGGCATCGAGGCCGCCACCAACATCGTCGTGAAGCAGGCCAACACCACCATGCTGCTCTACGTCTACGCGGCGGTGATCGCGCTGTGCCTGATCACCTTCCGCAGCTGGCGCGCCACCGTGGTGGCGGTGCTGCCCCTGGTGCTGACCTCCATCCTCTGCGAGGCTCTGATGGTGTGGCTGGGCATGGGCGTGAAGGTGGCGACGCTGCCGGTGATCGCGCTGGGTGTGGGCATCGGCGTGGACTACGCGCTCTACCTGCTCTCGGTGCAGCTGGCCGGCCAGCGCCGCGGGCTCACGCTGGCCGAGGCCTATGGCGACGCCGTGCTGTTCACCGGCCGCGTGGTCGCGCTGGTGGGTGTGACGCTCGCCGCCGGTGTGATCACCTGGGCCTTCTCGCCGATCAAGTTCCAGGCCGATATGGGCGTGCTGCTGACCTTTATGTTCGTCTGGAACATGGTCGGCGCCCTGGTGCTGATCCCGGCGCTCTCGCATTTCCTTCTGAACGATCAACACATCCGCAAGAAAGCCGCTTGA
- a CDS encoding WD40/YVTN/BNR-like repeat-containing protein, producing the protein MHKQTLILAALLLALQPPAQADPLARPARATALLSQRLVTAIAAAGPQRLVAVGQRGHIAYSDDGGQGWTQARVPVASDLTALQFVDAKQGYAVGHDGVVLASSDGGTSWSLKLDGRQANSLLLKHLQSLPASEVRERLLAEAQRNAEAGPDKPFLDLFFSSADEGFVVGAYNLILHTADAGKTWTPWFERTDNPRLLNLYAIRPHRGSLYIAGEAGLLLRLDAAQQRFVALDGGYQGSFFGLLDAGDTLIAYGMRGHAHATRDAGKTWTRLDTPLQASITAASRGAAQELWLADQTGSVALSRDGAQSFRRVALPETLPLAALAATPTRLLLGGARGLRSLPLPKD; encoded by the coding sequence ATGCATAAACAAACCCTGATACTCGCCGCCCTGCTGCTGGCCCTGCAGCCCCCCGCCCAGGCCGACCCGCTGGCGCGCCCGGCGCGCGCCACGGCGCTGCTGAGCCAGCGCCTCGTCACCGCGATCGCTGCGGCCGGCCCGCAGCGCCTGGTGGCGGTGGGCCAGCGCGGCCATATCGCCTATTCCGACGACGGCGGCCAGGGCTGGACCCAGGCGCGCGTGCCGGTCGCCTCCGATCTCACCGCGCTGCAGTTCGTCGATGCGAAGCAGGGCTATGCGGTGGGCCACGACGGCGTGGTGCTGGCCAGCAGCGATGGCGGCACCAGCTGGAGCCTCAAGCTCGACGGCCGCCAGGCCAACAGCCTCTTGCTCAAGCATCTGCAATCCCTGCCGGCCTCCGAGGTGCGTGAACGCCTGCTGGCCGAGGCGCAGCGCAATGCCGAGGCGGGGCCCGACAAACCTTTTCTCGATCTGTTCTTCAGCAGCGCCGACGAGGGCTTCGTGGTGGGCGCCTACAACCTGATCCTGCACACCGCCGACGCGGGCAAGACCTGGACCCCCTGGTTCGAACGCACGGACAACCCGCGCCTGCTCAATCTCTACGCCATCCGCCCGCATCGCGGCAGCCTCTACATCGCCGGCGAGGCCGGCCTGCTGCTCAGGCTGGATGCCGCGCAGCAGCGCTTCGTGGCGCTGGACGGCGGCTACCAGGGCAGCTTCTTCGGCCTGCTCGATGCCGGCGACACCCTGATCGCCTATGGCATGCGCGGCCATGCCCATGCCACGCGCGACGCAGGCAAGACCTGGACCCGCCTCGACACCCCGCTGCAGGCCAGCATCACTGCGGCGAGCCGCGGCGCCGCGCAGGAACTCTGGCTGGCCGACCAGACCGGCAGCGTGGCGCTGAGCCGCGACGGCGCGCAGAGCTTCCGGCGCGTGGCCCTGCCCGAGACCCTGCCACTGGCGGCCCTGGCCGCCACGCCCACGCGGCTGCTGCTGGGCGGCGCGCGCGGCCTGCGCAGCCTGCCGCTGCCCAAAGACTGA
- a CDS encoding DUF1302 domain-containing protein, translated as MNRPAQMRVTALGLAAAALFASGTLHAFEIDTGNADLVLRWDTTLRYNLGSRVEPQDAAILGNPNQDDGDRNFAKGKLVANRLDLLSEADLVWNKRFGARLSAAGWYDAAYRSLDGTSTATANTLVGGKPVAGALSPYASRFAKGASGEFLDAFVFANADVADMPLTLRAGRHTVYWGESLLGGGAIHGISYGQYSLDLWKALATPGIEIKELFRPRNSLSAQLVATPELTLAAQTFFDWEAARYPEAGTFLTVNDGLLKGGDSLVVGPNQRMLQGAMGTPKKTGDWGLMARWSPEWLDGTAGLYLRRTADIQPQLSVAPAVAALPAATCGALGFTALAPTTCYVNPAAATVPQILSGQIGQYRAYYGRDIDILGLSLSRNIAGVSVGAELSYRRNMPLQSAPVTLLPAKIANPAAGQLASTAVTDDAPGARGNTVHGVLALIGSLPKTALFDSAIWQAEAVYNTWTKVTQNAAVFKGGAAYASNPANIDAASKNFVGLGINFVPTWYQVLPSVDLSLPLSWSAGIKGNSAVVSGGNKDSGSFSLGLAADIQGKYNLALRYVGFYGDYSQLANGAMNVPNGTPALLSDRGHVLLTFKTTF; from the coding sequence ATGAATCGTCCAGCCCAGATGCGCGTGACCGCGCTCGGCCTTGCCGCGGCGGCCCTGTTCGCCAGTGGCACGCTGCATGCCTTTGAAATCGACACCGGCAACGCCGATCTGGTGCTGCGCTGGGATACCACGCTGCGCTACAACCTCGGCAGCCGTGTCGAGCCGCAGGATGCCGCCATTCTTGGCAACCCCAACCAGGACGATGGCGACCGCAACTTCGCCAAGGGCAAGCTGGTGGCCAACCGTCTGGATCTGCTGAGCGAGGCCGATCTGGTGTGGAACAAGCGCTTCGGAGCGCGCCTCAGCGCCGCCGGCTGGTACGACGCCGCCTACCGCAGCCTGGACGGCACCTCCACCGCCACCGCCAACACCCTGGTGGGCGGCAAGCCGGTGGCCGGCGCGCTCTCGCCCTATGCCAGCCGCTTTGCCAAGGGCGCCTCGGGCGAATTCCTGGATGCCTTCGTGTTCGCCAACGCTGATGTCGCCGACATGCCGCTGACGCTGCGCGCCGGCCGCCATACCGTCTACTGGGGCGAGAGCCTGCTGGGCGGTGGCGCCATCCACGGCATCTCCTACGGCCAGTATTCGCTGGACCTGTGGAAGGCCCTGGCCACGCCGGGCATCGAGATCAAGGAGCTGTTCCGGCCGCGCAACTCGCTCAGCGCGCAGCTGGTGGCCACGCCCGAGCTGACCCTGGCGGCGCAGACCTTCTTCGATTGGGAGGCCGCGCGCTACCCCGAGGCCGGCACCTTCCTGACCGTCAACGACGGCCTGCTCAAGGGCGGCGACAGCCTGGTGGTGGGCCCCAACCAGCGCATGCTGCAGGGCGCCATGGGCACGCCCAAGAAGACCGGTGACTGGGGCCTGATGGCGCGCTGGAGCCCCGAGTGGCTGGACGGCACGGCCGGCCTCTACCTGCGCCGCACCGCCGACATCCAGCCGCAGCTGAGCGTGGCGCCGGCGGTGGCCGCCTTGCCCGCCGCCACCTGCGGCGCGCTGGGCTTCACGGCCCTGGCGCCCACCACCTGCTATGTGAACCCGGCCGCCGCCACGGTGCCGCAGATCCTGTCGGGTCAGATCGGCCAGTACCGCGCCTACTATGGCCGTGACATCGACATCCTGGGCCTCAGCCTGTCGCGCAATATCGCGGGCGTGAGCGTCGGCGCCGAGCTGAGCTACCGCCGCAACATGCCGCTGCAGAGCGCGCCGGTGACCCTGCTGCCGGCCAAGATCGCCAACCCGGCCGCCGGCCAATTGGCCAGCACGGCGGTCACCGACGATGCCCCCGGCGCGCGCGGCAACACCGTGCACGGCGTGCTGGCGCTGATCGGCTCCCTGCCCAAGACGGCGCTGTTCGACAGCGCGATCTGGCAGGCCGAGGCGGTCTACAACACCTGGACCAAGGTGACCCAGAACGCCGCCGTCTTCAAGGGTGGCGCGGCCTATGCGTCCAACCCGGCCAATATCGACGCGGCAAGCAAGAACTTTGTCGGCCTGGGCATCAACTTCGTGCCCACCTGGTACCAGGTCTTGCCCAGCGTGGACCTGAGCCTGCCGCTGTCCTGGTCGGCCGGCATCAAGGGCAACTCGGCCGTGGTGTCGGGCGGCAACAAGGACTCGGGCTCCTTCTCGCTGGGCCTAGCCGCCGACATCCAGGGCAAATACAACCTGGCGCTGCGCTATGTGGGCTTCTATGGCGACTACAGCCAGCTGGCCAACGGCGCCATGAACGTGCCCAACGGCACGCCGGCCCTGCTGTCCGATCGCGGCCATGTGCTGCTGACCTTCAAGACCACCTTCTGA
- a CDS encoding 2,4'-dihydroxyacetophenone dioxygenase family protein: MYFQQISTSVIDDESLPWLPFTPYSEGVQLKVFRVDPVRGEMILLLRAPAGLNLPRHHHSGALIVFTVSGRWKYREHDWIAGPGSVVFETAAAIHTPEALGHAGETLTFNVIAGDLSFLDEHGQVLAVENWKTVMQRYLAYCAHAGVEPMDISACH; this comes from the coding sequence ATGTATTTTCAGCAGATCAGCACCTCGGTCATCGACGATGAGTCGCTGCCCTGGCTGCCCTTCACGCCCTATTCGGAAGGCGTGCAGCTGAAGGTGTTTCGCGTCGATCCGGTGCGCGGCGAGATGATTCTGCTGCTGCGCGCGCCGGCCGGTCTGAACCTGCCGCGCCACCATCACTCGGGCGCGCTGATCGTCTTCACGGTCAGCGGCCGCTGGAAGTACCGCGAGCACGACTGGATTGCCGGCCCCGGCAGCGTCGTGTTCGAGACCGCCGCCGCCATCCACACGCCCGAGGCGCTGGGCCACGCGGGCGAGACCCTCACCTTCAACGTCATTGCCGGCGATCTGTCCTTTCTTGACGAGCACGGCCAGGTGCTCGCGGTCGAGAACTGGAAGACGGTGATGCAGCGCTACCTCGCTTATTGCGCGCATGCCGGCGTCGAGCCCATGGACATCAGTGCCTGCCACTGA
- a CDS encoding coniferyl aldehyde dehydrogenase, giving the protein MNDRHDIAALQVADLFARQQQAFLKHTKPSAAQRREHLKALKRQLSRYQDLLCEAIAQDFGQRAPAETKMLDLLTTTLEANHAITHLGRWMRASKRWPELLFASNSLKVEYQPKGVVGVIATWNFPVYLSLGPLVTALAAGNRVMIKMPETTPATNATLKAMLAEVFDEDHVALIGAELADPNAFSSLPFNHIVFTGSPAVGKLVMAQAAQNLTPVTLELGGKSPAVVLNDYSIADAAYRIAHGKGVNCGQVCVAPDYALVPRAKVGAFVLELKKSFAALYKGQTAGSSDYTAIASERHAARIEGLLDDARAKGAGIDVCGALDGQGRQQPLHIVTGVSAEMALMREEIFGPILPIVPYDSLDEAIEYIQNRPRPLALYAFSHDVKARGELLARTHSGGVTINDWAWHVVNHDAPFGGVGNSGMGNYHGEEGFRELSHARTVFKRHRFFPISLFYPPYGNIVQHLSLALFLGHGDKTVKKPF; this is encoded by the coding sequence ATGAATGACAGACACGACATCGCGGCCCTGCAGGTGGCCGACCTGTTCGCCCGCCAGCAGCAGGCTTTTCTGAAGCACACGAAGCCCAGCGCGGCGCAGCGCCGCGAGCATCTGAAGGCGCTCAAGCGCCAGCTGAGCCGCTACCAGGACCTGCTCTGCGAGGCGATCGCGCAGGACTTCGGCCAGCGCGCGCCGGCCGAGACCAAGATGCTGGACCTGCTGACCACCACGCTGGAGGCCAACCACGCCATCACCCATCTGGGCCGCTGGATGAGGGCCAGCAAGCGTTGGCCCGAGCTGCTGTTCGCCAGCAACAGCCTCAAGGTGGAATACCAGCCCAAGGGCGTGGTGGGCGTGATCGCGACCTGGAACTTCCCGGTCTACCTCTCGCTGGGCCCGCTGGTGACGGCGCTGGCGGCCGGCAACCGCGTCATGATCAAGATGCCCGAGACCACGCCGGCCACCAATGCCACGCTCAAGGCCATGCTGGCCGAGGTGTTCGACGAGGACCATGTGGCCCTGATCGGCGCCGAGCTGGCCGACCCGAATGCCTTCAGCTCGCTGCCCTTCAACCACATCGTCTTCACCGGCTCGCCCGCGGTGGGCAAGCTGGTGATGGCGCAGGCGGCGCAAAACCTGACCCCGGTAACGCTGGAGCTGGGCGGCAAGTCGCCGGCGGTGGTGCTGAACGATTACTCGATCGCCGACGCCGCCTACCGCATCGCCCATGGCAAGGGCGTCAACTGCGGCCAGGTCTGCGTGGCGCCCGATTACGCCCTGGTGCCGCGCGCCAAGGTCGGCGCCTTCGTGCTGGAGCTGAAGAAGAGCTTCGCCGCCCTCTACAAGGGCCAGACCGCCGGCAGCAGCGACTACACCGCGATCGCCAGCGAGCGCCATGCGGCGCGCATCGAAGGCCTGCTCGACGATGCCCGCGCCAAGGGCGCCGGCATCGATGTCTGCGGTGCCCTGGATGGCCAGGGCCGCCAGCAGCCGCTGCACATCGTCACCGGCGTGAGTGCCGAGATGGCGCTGATGCGCGAGGAGATCTTCGGCCCCATCCTGCCCATCGTGCCCTACGACAGCCTGGACGAGGCGATCGAATACATCCAGAACCGCCCGCGGCCGCTGGCCCTCTATGCCTTCAGCCATGACGTGAAGGCGCGCGGCGAGCTGCTGGCGCGCACCCACTCGGGCGGCGTCACCATCAACGATTGGGCCTGGCATGTGGTGAACCACGACGCGCCCTTCGGCGGCGTGGGCAACTCGGGCATGGGCAACTACCACGGCGAGGAGGGCTTCCGCGAGCTCTCGCATGCGCGCACCGTGTTCAAGCGCCACCGCTTCTTCCCGATCTCGCTGTTCTATCCGCCCTACGGCAACATCGTCCAGCACCTCTCGCTGGCGCTGTTCCTGGGCCATGGC
- a CDS encoding DUF1329 domain-containing protein, whose protein sequence is MSKKTNLHLIAGAVLALAAAQAQAAVSADEAKKLGASLTPMGAEMAGNADKSIPDYTGGLTALPAGYQKGSGLRPDPFAAEKPLYSIKAGDAAKHEAKLTAGARELLKRFPDMRIDVYPSHRSAAYPKYVIDNTIKNATSVKTTDGGLGVEGTYAGIPFPIPKTGQEVMWNHLLRFNGHSYYTQYDSINVDSSGKAVLATSGQINVEYPFYDPKRSAVSADSDVYFRTKIAYTAPARRAGEGVLAQDYINPMKNNRKAWQYLPGQRRVKLAPDIAYDTPNPGAAGASTYDDAWVFNGALDRYDWKLVGKREMLVPYNNYKLTYAADPYAATTPGHLNPDHVRWELHRVWVVEATLKEGKRHIYAKRNFYIDEDSWFAIASDQYDARGQLYRSGFAFMTPGYDLPSPSASAQVFYDFVGGGYNVSGLLGAYKVGMKFIDALPAGQWSSEALAGAGIR, encoded by the coding sequence ATGAGCAAGAAGACGAATCTGCATCTGATCGCCGGCGCCGTGCTGGCGCTGGCCGCCGCCCAGGCCCAGGCCGCCGTGAGCGCCGACGAGGCCAAGAAGCTGGGCGCAAGCCTCACGCCCATGGGCGCCGAGATGGCCGGCAACGCCGACAAGAGCATCCCCGACTACACCGGCGGCCTTACCGCGCTGCCGGCCGGCTACCAGAAGGGCTCGGGCCTGCGCCCCGACCCCTTCGCGGCCGAGAAGCCGCTGTATTCGATCAAGGCCGGCGATGCCGCCAAGCACGAGGCCAAGCTGACCGCGGGCGCCAGGGAGTTGCTGAAGCGCTTTCCCGACATGCGCATCGACGTCTATCCCTCGCACCGCAGCGCCGCCTATCCCAAGTACGTGATCGACAACACCATCAAGAACGCCACCTCGGTAAAGACCACCGACGGCGGCCTGGGCGTGGAGGGCACCTACGCCGGCATCCCGTTCCCCATCCCCAAGACCGGGCAGGAGGTGATGTGGAACCATCTGCTGCGCTTCAACGGCCACAGCTACTACACGCAGTACGACTCGATCAACGTCGACTCCTCGGGCAAGGCGGTGCTGGCCACCAGCGGCCAGATCAATGTCGAATATCCCTTCTACGACCCCAAGCGCAGCGCGGTGTCGGCCGACAGCGACGTCTACTTCCGTACCAAGATCGCCTACACCGCACCGGCGCGCCGGGCCGGCGAGGGCGTGCTGGCGCAGGACTACATCAACCCGATGAAGAACAACCGCAAGGCCTGGCAGTACCTGCCCGGCCAGCGCCGCGTCAAGCTCGCACCCGACATCGCCTACGACACGCCCAACCCCGGCGCCGCCGGCGCCTCGACCTATGACGACGCCTGGGTCTTCAACGGCGCGCTGGACCGCTACGACTGGAAGCTGGTCGGCAAGCGCGAGATGCTGGTGCCCTACAACAACTACAAGCTCACCTACGCGGCCGACCCCTATGCCGCCACCACGCCGGGCCACCTGAACCCCGACCATGTGCGCTGGGAGCTGCACCGCGTCTGGGTGGTCGAGGCCACGCTCAAGGAAGGCAAGCGCCACATCTACGCCAAGCGCAACTTCTACATCGACGAGGACAGCTGGTTCGCGATCGCCTCCGACCAGTACGACGCGCGCGGCCAGCTCTACCGCTCCGGCTTCGCCTTCATGACGCCCGGCTACGACCTGCCCAGCCCCTCGGCCTCGGCCCAGGTGTTCTACGACTTTGTCGGCGGTGGCTACAACGTCTCCGGCCTGCTGGGTGCCTACAAGGTGGGCATGAAGTTCATCGACGCGCTGCCCGCGGGGCAGTGGTCCAGCGAGGCGCTCGCCGGCGCCGGCATTCGCTGA
- a CDS encoding 3-(methylthio)propionyl-CoA ligase: MNGLMMQQPLLISSLLRHAERHHAEQEVVSRRCEGDIHRYRFKELAARARRLAKALRALGVGEGARVGTLAWNTYRHMELYYAVSGSGAVLHTLNPRLHPEQLAWIAAHAEDQVLCFDLSFLPLVEAVAAQLPGVKHFVLMSDRAHMPADSKVANLLCYEELVEAQDDDYAWPLFDENHASGLCYTSGTTGNPKGVLYSHRSTVLHSYAAALPDALNCSARDVILPVVPMFHVNAWGLPYVACMVGAKLVFPGPGLDGKSLHELFEAERVTVSAGVPTVWQGLLAHVEAQQLHFSTMRRTVIGGSSCPPAMLRSFQEKYGVEVLHAWGMTELSPLGTVCTLKPAQQQLDAEQRYAVQAKQGRAIFGVDMKVVGEDGAELPWDGKSSGELLVRGPWVLSQYLKGEGGDALLDGWFPTGDVAHIDAQGFMQITDRAKDVIKSGGEWIGSIDLENIAMSHPAVAMAACIAARHAKWDERPLLVVVKKPGAALSKQELLRHYEGRIAKWWTPDDVLFVDAIPLGATGKMQKNKLREQFQDHLLQGATV; the protein is encoded by the coding sequence ATGAACGGACTCATGATGCAGCAGCCGCTGCTGATCTCATCCCTGCTGCGCCATGCCGAGCGGCATCACGCCGAGCAGGAAGTCGTCAGCCGCCGCTGCGAGGGCGACATCCACCGCTACCGTTTCAAGGAACTGGCCGCGCGCGCGCGCCGCCTCGCCAAGGCCCTGCGGGCGCTGGGCGTGGGGGAGGGCGCACGCGTCGGCACGCTGGCCTGGAATACCTACCGCCATATGGAGCTGTACTACGCGGTCTCGGGCAGCGGCGCGGTGCTGCATACCCTGAACCCGCGCCTGCATCCCGAGCAGCTGGCCTGGATCGCCGCCCATGCGGAGGACCAGGTGCTGTGCTTCGACCTGAGCTTTCTGCCGCTGGTGGAGGCGGTGGCCGCCCAGTTGCCGGGCGTCAAGCATTTCGTGCTGATGAGCGATCGCGCCCATATGCCGGCGGACAGCAAGGTGGCGAACCTGCTTTGCTACGAGGAACTGGTCGAGGCGCAGGACGATGATTACGCCTGGCCGCTGTTCGACGAGAACCACGCCTCCGGCCTTTGCTACACCAGTGGCACCACGGGCAACCCCAAGGGCGTGCTCTACAGCCACCGCTCCACCGTGCTGCACAGCTATGCCGCGGCCCTGCCCGATGCACTGAACTGCTCGGCGCGCGACGTCATCCTGCCGGTGGTGCCGATGTTCCACGTCAACGCCTGGGGCCTGCCCTATGTGGCCTGCATGGTGGGCGCCAAGCTGGTGTTCCCCGGCCCGGGCCTGGACGGCAAGAGCCTGCACGAGCTGTTCGAGGCCGAGCGCGTCACCGTCTCGGCCGGCGTGCCCACGGTCTGGCAGGGCCTGCTGGCCCATGTCGAGGCGCAGCAGCTGCACTTCAGCACCATGCGCCGCACCGTCATCGGCGGCTCCTCCTGCCCGCCGGCGATGCTGCGCAGCTTCCAGGAAAAGTACGGCGTCGAGGTGCTGCATGCCTGGGGCATGACCGAGCTGAGCCCGCTGGGCACGGTCTGCACCCTCAAGCCCGCGCAGCAGCAGCTGGATGCCGAGCAGCGCTATGCGGTGCAGGCCAAGCAGGGCCGCGCCATCTTCGGCGTCGACATGAAGGTGGTGGGCGAGGACGGTGCCGAGCTGCCCTGGGACGGCAAGAGCAGCGGCGAGCTGCTGGTGCGCGGCCCCTGGGTGCTGAGCCAGTACCTGAAGGGCGAGGGTGGCGATGCGCTGCTGGACGGCTGGTTCCCCACCGGCGATGTGGCCCATATCGACGCCCAGGGCTTCATGCAGATCACCGACCGCGCCAAGGACGTGATCAAGAGCGGCGGCGAATGGATCGGCTCGATCGATCTGGAGAACATCGCCATGTCGCATCCGGCCGTGGCGATGGCCGCCTGCATCGCCGCCAGGCATGCCAAGTGGGACGAGCGCCCGCTGCTGGTGGTGGTGAAGAAACCCGGCGCCGCGCTCAGCAAGCAGGAGCTGCTGCGGCACTACGAGGGCCGCATCGCCAAATGGTGGACCCCCGACGACGTGCTTTTCGTCGACGCGATTCCGCTCGGCGCCACCGGCAAGATGCAGAAGAACAAGCTGCGCGAGCAGTTCCAGGATCACCTGCTGCAAGGAGCAACGGTATGA